A segment of the Ciona intestinalis unplaced genomic scaffold, KH HT000228.1, whole genome shotgun sequence genome:
CTGACActtatgtagtagggtgaggaaggatgggacgcctttagcaaataataaacaaatatcctaatcgtgttttaaaaaattaacagcgATCTATgagagttgtaaggatacggttttataagtcTTTAATTTTCCTCTGTTTAtgaccaaatgggtcgagaaaatagaatgaaaagatgtcccatatcACCCCCAATCCtactatgtttaaatatatcgCATTCCTAAACACCGGCACCTTTAATTGAACTTACCGATTATTTTCTCGCCCGGCAAATATGAAGTCGCAGAAATGTTCAAATAAAAGGGACTCTGGTCTAAGTTGCTTGCAGGAGAACCGTGTGCAGGTGTCATGTGTTCGCATGATCCATCCGGTGCTCCACCAGGATAAGCACTTGTTAATGTAGCAAGATAAATCCACAGAAACCAATACAACATGGCAACCATGTTCTAACAAATATTAAGTATATATTAGGCTGGGGGAAAGAAGacaagtagtaaacaaacaacatttaaagaattataaaaccgtatccccacgactttagtataccgttgttaactgtttaaaacacgttcaggttatttggataatatatgCTGAAGTTgttctattttaccccaccctgctatataatAATGTAGCGTgtcgggtaagatggaatatcgttagcacctaaaacaatgtttcctaattgtagttttaacaagtaacaacgcccttttagagtcgcgggaaTACGGTGTCGGTTGTaaaattctgaaaatattctttgtttacgaccaaatgggacgaaaacatagaatgaaaacatttttcatcttaccccaccctgctataatCGTTACAAAAATTGACTTTACCGGTGCAACCATATTTTACGAACTACTAACTATTcgttacaacaacaaacagaATAACTTACTTCCTATACTATGTTTTATATGACTGAACACGCCCCAGAATGCGTTAGTAACCTGCTGTATATAATGGTGTTTAATTCTCCTCACGTTTGCTTATATTCTGTTCACGTACCGCTTGTGAGTGTGTTTGTTTACACACAAAGCACTTTATGCGTTCTAACTCTACCTGCATTCTGTTATGACAATGACCGTCTGTATATGCAAATTCATGAATCTCAACAAAACACACAGAGATTATATACGCAAACCTAACAGTTAAAGAAACTAAAATACCTTTTACACACGAAAATTAACTGCTATCTTCTATCCGACATCAAAACAGTTAAAACCCCTTTTTCCCTGCACCGAATCGGGTCTAGAGGCTTTAGAAATGACGCCAGCGCAAATTTGTCATATAGTTTCCGCCTTGGCACCAATTGAGTTGCCTGCAGCAAAATTACtcaacaaagagaaaaaacTTGGTCGCTTTTACACCAAACCCTAAAATGACCGTTTTACATCTGTTCGTTAACCGcagtaattctttaaatgcatCGCCGACTTTAGAGGCTGCATGTTTGTAGTCCGCCCTGTTTCTTGCATCTatattacagtagggtggggaagatgggacaccttttttattctattttatcgtcccttttggtagtaaacaaagaacattcaaagaaatataaaaccgtatccccacaacttccatagatcgtggttaattgtttaaaacacgatcaggatatttagatattatgtgttaaagttgccccatcttcccccacagtactatataaatgaTCCAGTGcgtttacagttttaaatattgtatgaGAGTTTGgcaattaagtttaaatcaaCCCAAACTTGGACTTTGCAGAAAACAAAGTGTATTCATTGCACTTGAATAAATGGATGTAACCTGTTTACTTACGCGTGGTGGGGACGATGGTCGTTGTAACACTGGATGTAAATTTGTCAGATTGTAGTTGTTGTGGTGTTTTTTAAGTAACCGCTAGGTGGTGATGCTGAGGAGTTTCTAACGTAAGCGGAAGTCCTACAAAATCTTGAATTCCCTGCCTTTGCTGAACAGTTGCTAAAGTTTCAACTGACTTGTCTACGctggcattttttttaacttagtCCAAATTATAAACCGTGTTTTGTGATTTAACTCTCACATCACtaaacgttttaaactaaacgaGATGAAAATCGTATCATACATATGGACTgtcttgtttatattaaaactggcAAGAAAATCCATTTTTTCGCCTAAGTTTGTGTGATATATTGTCATTGGTCGTTTATATTGAGTTCATACaaactttgtataaataaagtaaggtaggaaaagatgggaaaccttttcattctattttcctgccccatttggtagtaaacaaagaacatttaaataattataaaaccgtattctcatgactcctatagaccgttgttaattatttgaaacagatcaggatatttggaaattatgtgttaaaagtgcccgtctttccccatcctattCTGTATATTAGTAACCAACGAATGCAGCCTAGCTGCAGAAAAGTAGGTCGTAGTTCGCTACGTAAGGTTTATATTTACAGGCTTCAGGCTTGTGGTAAGAACCTACACTAGGTCATACGCCATAAGAACATGAACCACGAACTGGAGATATCAAGCGAACCCGTACTTTGCGCCTAGGGTTCAAACCTTCCGAGCTGTTTACTGTCAATAATATTTGTCTATAATTTGATTACGAAATTAAGCTTACAAGTTTTTTCACGAAATTTTTAAACCGGCTTCTTAGTCAGGTGTTCAGATAAATTTCAGGATTTATAAGAAAAGTAATTGCACGAATAACGCTCTGGTTTgcagtattttttttagtgtttaatCTGTGACTTAGCATTTTTTTGGTCGGaatttcaactttattttatgctGTTTGTAAGTATATTAGGCTAGGgtagatgagacacctttttattctattttcttgtcgcatttcgtagtaaacaaagaacattcaaagtattataaaacgtatcctcacgacttccacagaccgttgttaattgtttaaaacacgaacaggatatttaaatattatgtgctaaagacgtcccatcttcccccatcacTCTACTAGATTACTATACACATACACCGCAGTGACAATtatcttattttaattttttttagtggAGCAAGATTTATCTTTGTGGTGATGTCTTGCCACTTGTTTTGTTCATCCGTGAGCCAGGAATGCCTTTTTACAACGTGGTGAATATTAACTGCTCAATCTTTCGCCACGTTCTTCGTAAACTCGGCCTTGTAGAGTTACTCGGCCCCTGGCTGCGGCAATCGTTGCCCCACTTTAGAGCTCTTGCGGTTAAAACTGCTGACTGCGCTCGAACCATCGCGTTTCTGATACAGGCTAAGCATACACGTACGAGTCGTTAAACTACTTCGACTCCGAAGAGAAACAAAGTGTATTGTAACCACAGAAACAAGCGAATTACTAACAATGTATTAGAAGCGAAAAACAAGCAAGCGTTGATAATTGCGTGTTGTACTCGATGCGAGCCACCCTTACCGTTAATATTACCAGACGTAGTTACATCATTCACTTACAAAGGGATTTGAAGTTACCCGATACACCTCAGAATCGAAGGTCACAgcgaaaaaggtaaaaataacacTGGAAAACGTATGTCTACACTTGAACACATGAACGTTTTTGCGTTACGTCCAGTTGAGAATTACGAAAAAATACCTTCCCGTGCAGGCAAGGCAAACGCTAGTTTTGGAAGTCAATTACATTTCATTCCGCATATTTTGAACAGTTTGGCATGACTGGTAATGAGAAAAGGAGAGAGTTTAATATTTCCAATTCTCCAATTCCAAAATCTTTCCGATTGCCCGTTTGACGTCAAAGACCGTGTGATCGGCGCGGGTCATTTCCTCTGTGTATGGAAGATCACGATGCCCGTGATCGATGACCGAATCTCTCCTCTTGGGTTGAGGGGGAGCCACAGGCGAGACGCTGGGCTCCAACTCCGAGTTTTGGAAAACCTCATCCTCCCCAATGGTCTGGTTGGGGTCACCGAGCTCGGGTTTGTAGACTCCAGTGCAAACAAGCACGGACGTGCACCTGAAAGGGCATGATTGGGTTATTTGGGTTTGTATTCCAACCTTTGCGTGCTGTGTAATAGCGGTATATTTGCCGACACCTGTTGCTGCATTGCGCAACGCCGACTCATTTCAAAACACATGACGTCAAAACCGACAACAGGGTATGGAACTGTACTTGACTACATTCGGTTCATGCGCTTGTGCAAACAAAGATTGGTAAGAGTCAGCGGAATTTACAATCGACAGAATGCATATACAGAACGATATCATCAAACACACAACGACCGTTGCACGAAAGGTCAGCACTGTGGCAACAATGTTTGCATGTTTACTCTGCAATAATCATACCGGGGATAAATAACAGTCAGCTATTTTTATCCGTGTGCAAAGGTGGGTCACGTGTCAAGGCTAAATTGGGTCAAATGTACCTTTTTATTCCCCGCACGTTCGTGATATCACCGTGTAAAGAGAAATGGGAATCGGTAGAGCTGTGGTTCGGCTCAACTTTTGCGTCTGATGTGCTCCTCGACCTGCGACCTACTTTTGGTGATCTGCAAGATGATATTTTGGGTTAACAGATCCGATCGAGCTTggaatataaaatgttaagtGTCATTAAACGGTAGTTTACTTACGCGTTGATCAGCTCGAattccctttttttcttttcgaTTTCTCTCCGCTTTTTGTCAAGGAATAGATTGAACATATTTGCACCGTATATGTCGGTTAAAGGGTTGTCACTGCGGAATTTGTTCATTAAAAATCAACTACTTTATATTCAGATAATAATGTAGTGTAAAAAGCCTACCCGATAGCATACACTGTATCCAGCTCTGGCATGTTCAGCCCGGTAGCAATTTCTTCGATGAGCTTCTGCGAGTATTCGTACGTAATCTCGCTCGGCTTTCCGATCAAGGCAGTATACTCAAGGTCACGGCCGCAAATCTTTTTGTACAAGTTCTCGAGGCAAACTAAAAACGCCCCATGGCCGAATCTAGAGTAAAGTAAAGCGTCATTCGCAAATCCCAAATGAAAAGACCGACGGGAAACCAGTGTCGTGCTATGCGCCCGGTACAAATTTAacggtcggaacaaatatatcgCGACACCGTCGCATGATGACTCACCTTGGTATATTAGCCTTAGCCATCCATTGCAAGTCCATATTGACAGCCAACACTGGCAGCTGAGGTCCTTCAATACACGGTGGTTGGTTGGGCTTCCCTTGGGTAACCAGGACGTCAATGATGAGTTGCAAGTTCGTCTCCCACCTAGAAAAAGAAACCGGTTTAAAGAAACAACAACCAACACTCCCAATTGCGACAAAGAA
Coding sequences within it:
- the LOC100183583 gene encoding haloacid dehalogenase-like hydrolase domain-containing 5, which translates into the protein MNSMQEKFATFDMNNNNSKQNMSPKKPKFGIMFDIDGVLLRGKTPIPGAAEALKALMNEDETEYEVPAVFCTNGFGLREVKAATLSDKLGVKVNPDQIVMSQTPLEMFHEFHDKWCLVSGPEHDGGSKKVAESLGFTKIITIEDLREAYPYLDWVDRTRWPNQQMEDDDSFPTIEAIVMLGEPIRWETNLQLIIDVLVTQGKPNQPPCIEGPQLPVLAVNMDLQWMAKANIPRFGHGAFLVCLENLYKKICGRDLEYTALIGKPSEITYEYSQKLIEEIATGLNMPELDTVYAIGDNPLTDIYGANMFNLFLDKKRREIEKKKREFELINASPKVGRRSRSTSDAKVEPNHSSTDSHFSLHGDITNVRGIKRCTSVLVCTGVYKPELGDPNQTIGEDEVFQNSELEPSVSPVAPPQPKRRDSVIDHGHRDLPYTEEMTRADHTVFDVKRAIGKILELENWKY